One stretch of Paroedura picta isolate Pp20150507F chromosome 13, Ppicta_v3.0, whole genome shotgun sequence DNA includes these proteins:
- the LOC143822401 gene encoding uncharacterized protein LOC143822401 → MLQTRQWSQVSNSSWGLFLGPSASGQGLEKEVDYLDFPGSSWLTLSAPASAEAERKIRKHLASSSEPILDLKTEAAAVLPVATASLNTTETIPLIDLECAPIANVEVPPIFNVPLATQDPAQIPKPPWDFSVAGFCDPELPLPPPPERIPPSEAGSFGSLPWPEAPDECVPLRPNTLDLLKPLRKLEELKQMGERRNSDNINVKENGLENCPNMPHVSEERRALQSELGKCIEDFRKIKIPASFPNKKRPWQNELLKKYKL, encoded by the exons ATGTTACAGACACGACAGTGGTCCCAAGTAAGCAACTCCTCTTGGGGTCTTTTTCTAGGTCCTTCAGCCAGTGGACAAGGCTTGGAAAAAGAGGTGGATTATCTCGACTTCCCAG gaaGTTCGTGGCTCACTTTGTCAGCTCCAGCGTCAGCAGAAGCCGAGCGGAAGATCCGGAAGCATCTGGCCTCCTCTTCAGAGCCAATCCTGGATCTCAAGACAGAAGCTGCAGCCGTGCTTCCAG TGGCTACGGCCTCACTGAACACAACAGAAACCATCCCACTGATAGACCTAGAATGTGCACCTATAgccaatgtggaggttccccccaTTTTCAATGTGCCATTGGCAACACAAGACCCAGCCCAAATCCCAAAGCCCCCCTGGGATTTCTCCGTGGCTGGCTTCTGTGATCCAGAACTGCCTCTGCCCCCTCCACCTGAAAGAATCCCCCCTTCAGAAGCAGGATCCTTTGGGTCCTTGCCATGGCCGGAAGCCCCCGATGAGTGTGTCCCACTACGGCCCAACACCCTGGATCTCTTAAAGCCACTCCGAAAGCTGGAAGAGCTGAAGCAGATGGGGGAACGAAGGAACAGTGACAACATCAACGTCAAGGAAAATGGGCTAGAGAACTGCCCCAATATGCCACACGTCAGCGAGGAGAGGAGGGCACTCCAGTCTGAACTGGGGAAGTGCATTGAAGACTTCCGGAAAATCAAgatccctgcctctttccccaatAAGAAACGCCCATGGCAAAATGAACTGCTGAAAAAATACAAGCTCTGA